The following coding sequences are from one Oncorhynchus nerka isolate Pitt River linkage group LG6, Oner_Uvic_2.0, whole genome shotgun sequence window:
- the LOC115120486 gene encoding copper-transporting ATPase 1 isoform X2, which translates to MTLKVKLSSVCLGVEGMTCTSCVQSIEQRIGGLPGVVHIKVSLELKNASIIFDHSHHTPESLAEAVEDMGFDSILSDTTTSSVVLTETQLVPIPALLTPEAQQEALARLAQLQGVLEVQENKDQRGVSVTFIPALISVVQLGEVVSSLAPLLEVPTTNSPTEETLVSVTAPATVSAPATVSAPATVSAPATSSQPQLVKMRIKGMVCLSCTTTIEGKIGKLNGVEKIKVVLDSQEATVLYLPYLITIDDIIAQIAKAGFKATPKSKPRPLQLSVSEMERLLSAALSPPPPVECSTEVSEVSTDSAQTTLRVTGMHCRSCVVNIQDNISKLAGVTSIEVLLESESASIHYDPGRVTVSGLQQAIESLPPGMFKTQPWSSTSGGVSPTSTTPPPSSQAVLSSTQPCYSQPLTATALIHIEGMTCGFCVQSIEGMLSQRKGVRSAKVSLANHRGAFEYDPLLTQPEELREAIEDMGFDAFLPETNSLLTVPVISPPSPPSPAPVKEKELDSDPERGAAQCVKGAPNTLAKCFIQIGGMTCASCVANIERNLKNEHGIYSVLVALMASKAEVRYNPEVMDPLQIAEYVRELGFTASVMENYEGSDGNLELVVRGMTCASCVHKIESSLMKENGIVYASVALATNKAHIKYDPEVTGPRDVIKLIENLGFEASLVKRDRTGSHLDHSREITQWRKSFLVSLFFCVPVMGMMTYMIIVDHQISTSHQHNATAQDREHYHSTMFLERQLLPGLSIMNLISFLFCVPVQFIGGRYFYTQAYKALKHKTANMDVLIVLATSIAFTYSVVILMVAMIERAKVNPITFFDTPPMLFVFISLGRWLEQIAKSKTSEALSKLMSLQASEATVVTLNTDMSVLSEEQVDVELVQRGDVVRVVPGGKFPVDGRVIEGHSMADESLITGEAMPVTKKPGSSVIAGSINQNGSLLVNATHVGLDTTLSQIVKLVEEAQTSKAPIQQFADKISGYFVPFIVGVSLLTLFAWILIGFVDFPLVEKYFPGYDKSISKAEAVIRFAFQASITVLCIACPCSLGLATPTAVMVGTGVGAQNGILIKGGEPLEMAHKIQTVVFDKTGTITYGAPKVIQVKIVVEGNRMPRSRLLAIVGTAENNSEHPLGAAITKYCKQELGTESLGACTDFQAVPGCGIRCQVSNTETLLRQHQEDSDSEDNNQGNSVLVQISDSRTRPGSHPLIMDPQPLNLVQTASYVVLIGNREWMRRNGLQIRPDVDETMNEHERRGRTAVLVAIDSLLCAMIAIADTVKPEAELAVHTLQAMGLEVILMTGDNSKTARAIAAQVGIRKV; encoded by the exons ATGACGCTAAAGGTCAAGCTGAGCTCAGTTTGTCTGGGTGTGGAGGGGATGACCTGTACTTCCTGTGTTCAGTCTATTGAGCAGCGCATTGGGGGTCTTCCTGGAGTCGTACACATCAAG GTGTCTCTGGAGCTGAAGAATGCCAGCATCATCTTCGACCACAGCCATCACACCCCAGAGTCCCTGGCTGAGGCCGTGGAGGACATGGGGTTTGACTCCATCCTCTCAGACACTACCACATCCTCCGTGGTGCTCACGGAGACCCAGCTGGTCCCCATCCCAGCCCTTCTCACCCCCGAAGCCCAACAGGAGGCTCTGGCCAGGCTAGCTCAGCTCCAGGGGGTCCTGGAGGTCCAGGAGAACAAGGACCAGAGGGGGGTGTCTGTTACCTTCATCCCTGCCCTGATCAGTGTAGTGCAGCTGGGGGAGGTGGTTAGTAGCTTGGCCCCACTCCTGGAGGTCCCTACAACCAATAGCCCAACAGAGGAAACTCTTGTCTCAGTCACAGCCCCGGCCACAGTGTCAGCCCCGGCCACAGTGTCAGCCCCGGCCACAGTGTCAGCCCCGGCCACATCCTCACAGCCTCAGCTGGTGAAGATGCGGATCAAGGGCATGGTCTGTCTGTCCTGCACCACCACCATCGAAGGGAAGATTGGCAAGCTCAACGGAGTTGAGAAAATCAAAG TGGTTCTAGACTCCCAGGAGGCCACTGTTCTCTACCTGCCGTACCTCATCACTATCGACGACATCATCGCCCAGATCGCCAAGGCAGGCTTCAAAGCCACACCCAAGTCCAAGCCCCGCCCCCTGCAGCTGTCCGTCAGCGAGATGGAGCGGTTGCTAAGTGCTGCCCTATCCCCCCCACCGCCAGTGGAATGTTCCACCGAGGTTTCTGAGGTGTCCACAGACTCGGCCCAGACTACCCTCAGGGTGACAGGCATGCACTGCCGCTCCTGTGTGGTAAACATCCAGGATAACATCTCCAAGCTGGCTGGGGTGACCTCCATAGAGGTATTGTTGGAGAGCGAGAGCGCCTCCATCCACTACGACCCAGGGAGAGTGACTGTGTCTGGGCTACAACAAGCCATCGAGTCCCTGCCACCGGGGATGTTTAAAACCCAACCCTGGAGCTCTACTTCGGGAGGTGTTAGCCCTAcatccaccacaccaccaccgtCGTCCCAGGccgtcctctcctccacccagccCTGCTACAGCCAGCCTCTGACGGCCACGGCCCTAATCCATATCGAGGGGATGACCTGTGGGTTCTGTGTTCAGTCCATCGAGGGGATGCTTTCTCAGAGGAAAGGGGTGCGGTCAGCCAAAGTGTCGCTGGCCAATCACAGAGGGGCGTTTGAGTACGACCCTCTCCTCACCCAACCAGAGGAGCTCAGAGAGGCCATAGAGGACATGGGATTTGATGCCTTCCTGCCTG AAACCAACTCCCTGTTGACCGTCCCAGTTATCAGTCCCCCCTCGCCCCCTTCCCCCGCCCCTGTCAAGGAGAAGGAGCTGGACAGCGACCCAGAGAGGGGCGCTGCACAGTGTGTTAAGGGGGCCCCAAACACCCTCGCTAAATGCTTCATTCAGATTGGTGGAATGACCTGTGCATCCTGTGTGGCCAACATCGAGAGGAACCTGAAGAATGAACACG GTATCTACTCTGTGCTGGTGGCCCTGATGGCTAGTAAGGCTGAGGTCCGTTATAACCCTGAGGTGATGGACCCTCTGCAGATAGCAGAGTATGTCAGAGAGTTGGGCTTCACTGCTTCTGTCATGGAGAACTATGAGGGTTCTGATGGAAACCTGGAACTTGTG gTCAGGGGAATGACCTGTGCCTCCTGCGTTCACAAAATAGAGTCCAGCCTGATGAAAGAGAACGGTATAGTCTACGCCTCCGTTGCCCTGGCAACCAACAAAGCCCACATCAAGTACGACCCGGAGGTGACTGGACCGAGAGACGTCATCAAACTCATAGAG AACCTGGGCTTCGAGGCATCTCTGGTGAAGAGGGATCGTACCGGCAGTCACCTGGACCACAGCAGAGAGATCACACA aTGGAGGAAGTCGTTCCTGGTCAGCCTGTTCTTCTGCGTCCCAGTCATGGGGATGATGACCTACATGATCATAGTAGATCACCAGATCAGCACGTCTCACCAGCACAACGCCACCGCACAGGACCGGGAACACTACCACTCCaccatgttcctggagagacaGCTGCTTCCAGGCCTCTCCATCATGAACCTGATCTCATTCCTCTTCTGTGTCCCTGTACAg TTTATTGGCGGACGCTACTTCTACACCCAAGCCTACAAGGCCCTGAAACACAAAACAGCCAACATGGATGTGCTCATCGTGCTGGCCACCTCCATAGCCTTCACCTACTCCGTGGTCATCCTCATGGTTGCCATGATAGAGAGGGCAAAGGTCAACCCCATCACCTTCTTTGACACGCCCCCCATGCTCTTTGTCTTCATCTCCCTGGGGCGCTGGCTGGAGCAGATCGCCAAG agtaAGACGTCAGAGGCTCTGTCCAAGCTGATGTCCCTCCAGGCCAGCGAGGCCACAGTGGTCACTCTCAACACGGACATGTCTGTACTCAG TGAGGAGCAGGTAGATGTTGAGCTGGTCCAGAGAGGAGACGTGGTCAGGGTGGTTCCTGGAGGGAAGTTCCCCGTAGATGGGAGGGTCATCGAGGGACACAGCATGGCTGACGAGTCTCTCATCACAG GCGAGGCCATGCCGGTGACTAAGAAGCCAGGCAGCTCAGTGATAGCTGGCTCTATCAACCAGAACGGCTCTCTGCTCGTCAATGCTACACACGTAGGCCTGGACACAACCCTGTCTCAGATAGTTAAACTAGTGGAGGAGGCTCAGACATCTAAG GCTCCCATCCAGCAGTTTGCAGATAAGATCAGTGGCTACTTTGTCCCGTTCATCGTtggagtctctctcctcactctgttCGCCTGGATCCTCATTGGCTTTGTCGACTTTCCACTGGTGGAGAAATACTTCCCT GGCTATGATAAGAGCATCTCTAAGGCAGAAGCTGTGATCAGGTTTGCCTTCCAGGCCTCCATCACGGTGCTGTGTATCGCCTGCCCCTGCTCTCTAGGCCTGGCAACCCCGACAGCTGTGATGGTGGGCACGGGGGTGGGCGCTCAGAACGGTATCCTCATCAAGGGAGGGGAACCACTAGAGATGGCACACAAG ATCCAGACAGTGGTGTTTGATAAGACTGGGACCATCACCTACGGAGCTCCTAAAGTCATCCAGGTGAAGATTGTAGTGGAGGGGAACAGGATGCCTCGTTCCCGTCTGCTGGCCATCGTAGGGACTGCAGAGAACAACAGTGAACACCCGCTGGGAGCTGCCATTACCAAGTACTGTAAACAG gaGCTGGGGACAGAGTCCCTTGGTGCGTGTACTGACTTCCAGGCTGTGCCAGGCTGTGGAATACGATGCCAG gtcagTAACACAGAGACCCTGCTGAGACAACATCAAGAGGACAGTGACAGTGAAGACAACAACCAGGGAAACAGTGTTCTGGTCCAGATCAGTGACTCCAGAACCCGGCCAGGATCACACCCCCTCATCATGGACCCGCAGCCTCTCA ACCTGGTGCAGACAGCATCCTATGTGGTGTTGATAGGGAACAGGGAGTGGATGAGGAGGAACGGACTGCAGATCAGACCTGATGTTGACGAGACCATGAATGAACATGAACGCAGAGGACGCACTGCTGTACTGGTGGCAATCGACA gtcttcTATGTGCCATGATAGCCATAGCAGACACAGTGAAGCCTGAGGCAGAGTTGGCGGTACACACGCTGCAGGCCATGGGGCTGGAGGTGATTCTGATGACTGGAGACAACAGCAAGACTGCACGGGCCATCGCTGCTCAG gtGGGCATCAGGAAGGTGTAA